In the Syngnathus scovelli strain Florida chromosome 16, RoL_Ssco_1.2, whole genome shotgun sequence genome, one interval contains:
- the LOC125983839 gene encoding uncharacterized protein, producing the protein MDVDLQPVAGTRECCSCLEDYVVVRDSEGMVFGNRGLPTKRHHDHLPDAGGFSEVPSDESVPAKRTKHMRIITGVKATKVSVKASLAKRTKPKTGTKLQTLKECQRVRVTKVPVRAKVAKKTTPKPESLLRNRRITTARVSMVRPTKGTKRKAGVKSETLVKKQRFETTKVSVKIGPANGPKLKVGPRPQTHMRKHRGKSKPQTLMRKHRCKTKPDILIRKIKSNAKMKTRNAEDKARLETRMCNRGSKANPDLLRWRQEGITETVTTVTATKRRADTKLRTLQNKQRITVTDVLKSQGPKQKASTKPETLTRSQWLKATQMSMVQHAEKRLLPTACQASLAHKYQQLDKIGEGGFGSVYFGYRKTDLFPVAIKHIPKHEVKILPLNIKGRKHDVPLEALLMLQASCIKNADGQSAVVSLLDKFDFDEELVLVMEKPARSVDLFTYITRCRLGHLKENEAKNIMRQLVDAAIKMHAVNVFHRDLKPGNILLEATYGVPRVRIIDFGCSCFVTEEPYYDYTGTLSYAPPEFVLRGSYRAGPTTVWHLGAMLFELLAGSKQFDTLLFISQMLQLNRVLSQDCRDFLQMCLQCDPGQRATLVQVHQHPWLV; encoded by the exons ATGGATGTCGACCTCCAGCCTG TTGCAGGCACCAGAGAATGTTGCTCATGTTTGGAAGATTATGTGGTGGTGAGAGACTCTGAAGGTATGGTCTTTGGGAACAGAGGACTACCTACAAAGAGACATCATGACCACCTCCCAGATGCTGGAGGCTTTAGCGAGGTACCCTCTGATGAAAGTGTGCCAGCCAAAAGGACCAAGCATATGAGAATAATAACTGGTGTCAAAGCCACCAAGGTATCTGTTAAGGCTTCACTGGCTAAGAGGACCAAACCGAAGACTGGCACCAAACTGCAGACACTCAAAGAGTGTCAGAGGGTCAGAGTTACAAAAGTTCCTGTCAGGGCTAAAGTGGCCAAAAAGACTACACCCAAACCAGAAAGCCTTCTAAGAAATCGAAGGATTACGACCGCCAGGGTTTCGATGGTCAGACCCACTAAGGGGACCAAGCGGAAAGCTGGCGTAAAATCTGAGACCCTTGTGAAGAAGCAGAGGTTTGAAACCACCAAGGTGTCTGTAAAGATTGGTCCAGCAAACGGGCCCAAACTTAAGGTTGGACCCAGACCACAGACTCATATGAGGAAGCACCGAGGTAAATCCAAACCACAGACCCTCATGAGGAAGCACAGATGTAAAACCAAACCAGACATCCTGATaaggaaaataaaaagtaaCGCCAAGATGAAGACTAGGAATGCAGAAGATAAGGCCCGACTGGAAACACGAATGTGTAATCGAGGAAGTAAAGCCAACCCAGATCTCCTTAGATGGAGACAAGAAGGTATAACGGAGACCGTGACTACTGTCACCGCAACCAAACGGAGGGCCGACACAAAACTGAGAACCCTTCAAAATAAGCAGCGGATCACAGTTACCGATGTCCTAAAGTCTCAAGGACCCAAGCAAAAAGCCAGTACAAAACCAGAGACCCTAACAAGGAGTCAGTGGCTCAAAGCTACCCAGATGTCCATGGTGCAACATGCCGAGAAACGACTTTTGCCTACCGCCTGTCAAG CCTCGTTAGCTCACAAGTATCAGCAACTCGATAAGATTGGCGAAGGAGGCTTCGGATCTGTCTACTTTGGTTACCGGAAAACTGATTTGTTTCCT GTGGCCATCAAACACATCCCCAAACATGAAGTTAAGATCCTCCCCCTG AACATAAAAGGGAGGAAACACGACGTCCCCCTGGAGGCGCTACTCATGCTGCAGGCGTCGTGCATCAAAAACGCCGACGGGCAATCGGCCGTCGTGTCTCTGCTGGACAAGTTCGACTTCGACGAAGAGCTGGTGCTAGTCATGGAGAAGCCGGCGCGATCCGTTGACCTCTTCACGTACATTACCAGGTGTCGGCTAGGACACCTCAAGGAGAATGAAGCCAAG AACATCATGAGGCAGCTGGTGGACGCCGCCATCAAAATGCACGCCGTCAACGTCTTCCATCGGGATCTCAAACCGGGAAACATCCTCCTGGAGGCCACTTACGGCGTCCCCCGAGTGCGGATCATCGACTTTGGCTGCAGCTGCTTCGTAACCGAGGAGCCTTATTACGACTACACCG GGACCCTCTCCTATGCTCCTCCGGAATTTGTCCTGAGGGGGTCCTACAGGGCGGGCCCAACCACAGTGTGGCACCTTGGGGCCATGCTCTTTGAGTTATTAGCTGGAAGCAAACAGTTTGACACACTCCTCTTCATCTCCCAGATGCTCCAACTTAATCGAGTTCTT